Within Spinacia oleracea cultivar Varoflay chromosome 4, BTI_SOV_V1, whole genome shotgun sequence, the genomic segment AGTACAACCTATTGTCAAATTTCTCTTACTAATATGTTCGTTTAAATTTGATATCGTTTGTTTTTTAAGCTTAGTTTGCTAATTACCAGCTAACTACATTTCAATAACACACGAATTAAGACTCCAATAGAAGTGATTTGTGACGGTAAGAATTCCTTCACAAATATTATTTAAGAAAATGTATTTCCAATGTACAATAACTTGTACAAGGACATCAAGTCTGCACACCTATATGTCTTGAAAACCCAACCACCCCACTCAATCTCCTTAAAAACCCCACCTCCCCACCCCCCAGTTACCGTCCCCAACCACAAACACAAACAACACTATTTCAAATCAGAATTAATGGCATTTTCCGGCAGGAACTCCACCATGCACTCCTCCACTGTGGGACACACTGAACCAGCCCTCATCGAACCATACCCCCTTTTCATGGAACCGGACCTTGGGTTCCTAGACGAAGAATACCCACCGCCAATCCACACCGCTGTTCCACCTAGTCATCAAGAACACATGCATGCAACCCAAGAGGCATTTTCGGACCTCCGATCGACAAATCAGGGCCCACCACCTCTGACGCCGTGGTCGCCACTTACTCCGCATCCCCCAACTCAGGTACCTCCCCTGCCACCGTGGCCCATTCAAATCAAGCTGATGAGTGAGGAGGAAGGTGACACAGGAGTGATCTACATGTTGTTTCCAACTGATCCTTTTAATCTAGTTTACGGGGAGTATGCAAGGCGATTGGGTGCGAATGCAAATCAAATTGCTGTTTTCCGCCTCAATATGGGTCGGTGGTTCCATCGGGTCTGTTGACTTGCCAACTGAACCTCCATGACGGACAGACCTTGGTGGTACGAGGCCTTGTAAGAACTACTAAAACCCATTTCTCCTAAatttttaattgaaattttgataatAGTGGTTGCATGCATGTCTAATTAAATTCTGTATATGACAATTAATAAGTTGTTTTGGTGGAATAATAGTAATATTAGTTTAATTGCATCATTGGTTTAGGCGAATCACGATTAATTACAATTATTCTAGAGGGGTGGGTATAATATTCGAATTAAGGTAATTTTTTTGTGGTTGATTAATGGGTATTAAAGTTGGGTTTTTGTGTTATTTTGGTTCGTGGATGTGATGTTAATTTCTCAAACGTAAAGTGATTTTGTTTATTTGGTTATTCTGTGGGATATTTAATGGGTGGAAACAAAACTTGTTTAAATGTTTAAATGGTTGGAAATTAATTCGCAGTAATATATTTTAAGATTATGTAGGCAACTTTAAATTGTCGTTTGCTACATACTTAAACACTTAACTTATCTCATATATGTATAATGTTTAATTAGGTTCAGGGCTTGAATGTAAATACCCACATGTGTACCTTTTTCGCGAGGGCCATGGTGGATTGGTATCCAGGTTGGTTTGTGAAAGCCGCGTTCAACGCACCTCTTTGGACTGTATTTTACGATTGGGCTATCCTACTTGGTGTGCAGCCTGCCATGGTTAAGATGTTCCGGAACTTTGACCAGCTAGACAAGAACCTCACGATACGTGGGGCAGGTATTCAGAATTGGTGTACGTTGTTTGCATGTCTCGAACAAGATTGATAGGCTTGGTGAGGGTGGATTGAATGGGATGCACCTCTTTTGCAAAacatattttggtttttggttAAAGATCTAAAAAGTCAACCTACTTCACCCCTATTGGTGTTTTGTTGCACCAATTAAATATTTTGGACTACAATCGGAAGACGGGGTTCAGTTGATGTTCTATGGAGACGCATACAACTTGAAATTGATATGATTTGCAACTTTACTTTGCAATTGCCATGGATCCTTTTGTTTAGCAACACCTTTTGGTTAACAACACCTTTCATTTGTAAAACTAGTGGTTTACATGTATTAAGTATGAGTAAAACATCATACTTAATAAATGAAAATTATTTTGATGGTTTTTAGTAAACTGATTTATATGTATTGATTATGATTAAGCAACCATGACGTATGTTAATGTGTTGTAAGACTTTGTGTGACGTGGTTTCATTATTAGAGTTTTTCCGTTGTTAACAAGTACGCTGATTTCACAATAATGCGAATGAATAAGTCTCGACTAAAAAGTAACAACTAGTAACAACTAGATAAAAATAAATCTTAATACATCATCATATACATTTAGGTGTGTGATAAATTATATCTAGATAGAAGGTTAAAATAGGTCACAATTAAAGATGGAGTATAAATATGTTCATAATATTTAAAACGTTTATGCATAACGCACTCATATACTTTTTATTAGTATATACTCCCTCTTGTTTTTTCGCATCATGTTTTATTTAGTCCCATAACAGAAATTGATTTATTGTCTTATCTTGTATTAAATACTCAGCACTTACCCCGTATACATACACTCAGAACAATTTAAACAcaatgttgctttacttgttccATCTTAGCGTCTTAGGTCTTTACTCTCGACTCACTTCTTGCTAATGGCAATATGTATAGAGATAATTACTAAAAATGATTTgttataataatttaattagtcaAATCATTTCGTATAATGTTTTTGTCATCCAGGAGTTGGAAGAAGTATCACTTTCACAAGGCCGCACCTCTTTTTTCTCTCCATATTTTGATTTCATGTTCGGAAATAAAACTCTATTCTCTCCCCCATTTATTGGGTTATCTGTATGAAACAACGATGTAAGTGTATTCATCATTGTCAAATCTCATCTACAATCGTGGTTTAGGCGGATTAGAATTTTGTTTGATCCCATTTATTGGGTTATCTGTATCAAAAAGCGATGTAAGTGTATTTGTTTGATCCCATAGAGATATTGAGATATACTACATTTGAATTACACAATCTTTATCTATTCTTTACCTTTATCTTTGTTACGGGATATTCTTTACCTTTATCTTTGTTACGGGATATTTATCTctttaataattattatttttatctttttatgtaatttaaaataatataataatgatTTTGTAAGATAATAGTAATATCTTACGTGGACACTCTCATTGAtcttgaaaaaactcccctATGTATATATTAGATTTCAGTAACTAAAATAGAGTGTTTGGTAATTTATACGGCCTACGTGTGAAAGAAGACTTATACGAATACATCAAGTACATAGTTCCTCTGTTCCAAAAAATAAATGGAGATTGCTGAACTTCCTCTGTTCCAAACAAACTAAACCTAAAGATTGTTGAAGAAATACCAATATCCAGgaacaaaccctaaacccttaaccctaaaccctaaaccctaaaccccatACCCTATGACACTAAAgacaaaaaaaacatttttattcTGTTCCTTTTAACAAAAGATATATGTATGTACCACTATTTTTGGATTGTGTAGTGGGGACCGTATAAATGGGCATGTTGCCTTGGGTTTTGTTGGATTTAATCCAATCATTACATCAAGGCCCAATAGTAGAGTGTTTTCGTCACTTATATTACTATAAGTGGATGAATTTGGATTGGGTCCCAAtaatatgatataatataactACTTTGGAATACTTTGGAATTGAATAATGTAGGCTTTTATATTAAATAACTAAATTCCTATGCATCCCTGATATTTATAACAATGAATTAAAGCATTAAAAACAACACTCTACATACTTGGTTTACCACCTACCAAAACAGATAAGTTATTACATAATTTATTGCATCATTTAGTGTAACCAACCACTTTAGGTTATCATCCTCTTCCTTTATAAGTTAGAACTTATACCATCTCCTACTACCCTGAACATTCCTAAACGTATACATAAATTTTATGGCTTGTTCACACACAATATTGTCTCCAAACAACAACAACGTTGTGGACATTCCAATCGACCCACTTTTCAAGCCACACAAAAAAACCTACCTTACCATAAAGCTCCGTAGTTTGGATCATGCAGATCCAGGTGTTGAGTATAGCCTACTGCCAACCGATTACCTCGGGTGGGTTCGGGATGATTATAAGGCTCGCTTAGGATACAACAGGGACCATTCCGCCATTTGTTTGTACCGGGAATATGCTCAAAGTCTTCACTATGACAAAACCGCAGGAGATAATAACATCAAAGATGGTGAGGTTATCATTGTTCTAGCTATGGTAAGTCCATCAAGCGTTCTTACTTGTAGTTCAAGGGTTTGGTTATCATAATGGATGCAATCTGATATAAAAGATTTTTTTACTTATCATTGTGACTAATTGTTAAAATTGCACGCAAAGATATAAATCAAAAGACATCTTAACTTTGTTAAAATTGCATGCATTGGATGTTAAAGATATGTGTTTTATGTTAAAGAAATGTGTTTTGATCATCTCCTTGTTGACTTTTGTAGTATCCGGAAATTAATACGGACACCAGGGTGGTGAGGTTCGACATTTTACAAGACAACATGTTCGGGACTAGGTTATATGCAACTAGACAAAAACGGACCACGCCAGTGTCAGCCCTTTACCTTGAATGGGCAAACCACATAAGGGTGAATGAAGCTAGGGTCATGTTGTATAATTCCGAAGAGTTCGGTGAACTTGTCCTCATTCCGGACGACATAACCATTGAAATGGCGGGAATAACTAACCATTCCGTGATTAGGGCTATGACCTTATCATAGGGGTTCAGTAAGACGTAGTAATAATGTAATGGGCCCAAAAAAAGGTTTTTAAGGTCTTACTTCCATTAAGAAGTAGTAATTATTTTGTAATAGATTGGGTTTTAGGGGATTACTTAGTTAGAAGTAATAACGTGGTCCAGTCCATAACTGATGGTTCGCTAGTATGGTCATTGTTCTTGTCTTTTTCCTTTCACAAGGTTAAACTCTATCACGGGTACTCAAAAGATGCAAGGTTGTAGTACGCTTAATCAACTGTACGCTTAATCAACTGTATCGAATTTCtattagtaaggttaatgaagTTAGTCAAGGTGGTCAATATTTAATTGCACATGTTGTTAGATCGTCCCATCTTCCCTTATTTATTTAACAGTCAACACTCATTAGATTCCATATATGGCTCACAAACGAATACCAGGTCCTTAAGGGGAGTATATGAGTGGCCCAACAGTATTCACATCCACCTTGATGGTATGGGCCGGTTATTCTACAAATTAACAATCTATAACTAATAGTGGGCCAGAGTCCATTCAACAAATATCACATTTTGGAACTATTCGTAAGTGGGCCAATAGATAGGAGGGTTGTGAATTGGAGTTATTAACTACCATTCCTCTCAATTACACAATCTTCATTGAGGATCATATTTTCTTTACCCAATACGAATTTAAGCTACCACATCAAACTACGTAAGGTTAAACAAGACCAACAAATGCAATTAAAACAACCATGTTGTGTTCCATGAATCTTCACATTAAGATAGGGATCATCATACATCGAATTAAACGTAAGTCACGTGTACGAACTACTTTCACCTACACGTTCAACATCGTCGCACCACACAATGCTATTGCGGcttaataatatatcatcatcGGGAACGGCGGAAATACATCCAATGTCCTCCGCGTTTTCAGGATCCTCATTCTCTGTCTGATTCACCTTGCTAATGACCTACAACGTGGACCAACATAGTCATCAGAAGACTATAAACTACATGCGTTATTTTTCCAATTAAATAAGTTATACCGGCAACGTTCCATCCCTAGTCAACACGCCCTCTGGCTGTCCTTCTACAATCGTTCCTTTCGGATCATCATGCACCTACAACGACAACAGATATAACAAGATTGAATACCCACAACATGAATCATGAAAATAAAGCTGGAAAAAATTATACTAAACTCTCCCTCCATTATATATACGTACCTACGTTGTTATTGCATTATTGGGTGCATCAACATTATTCGGTAAGTATAAAAGATGAGACGTACCTTATTCGTACCCTTTTTTTTGGTCTTCCAACAATTATTCTCACCCAATGCCTTGTGTCTTAATATTGCAGGCCTCCCACGTTTCTTCTTACTTCTACCGATAGGGTTCTTAATATTCCCTTCTGTGTTGTCCACTTGGTCCTGATATGGTAGTGACTCTAGCGGCAAGAAATGTTGATTCTGTTTCACAACATTTACCCTATCTGTAACAGCTATCTGGAGGGTTTGCAATTCATTCATTACATACTCCATTGTTTGCTCATTGATTGTTGCTTCCTCGCATATTGGCTCACACTTTAGCATCATTTTGTCAAACCTTTTAACTACCTCAGTCTTTGTGGGATCATAGGAAGCAACCGTAACATGCATGTGCTTCCGGTATACGTCCTTCCGCCACCGCCTAAGGATGTATCTTTCAGGAACATCAACAACTCTGTTTGTATCTAACACACGAATACAATGCCTACATAGAATACCCTTGGTCTCAAACATATTACACACACAAGATACTTCGATTGGATCCTTACAAAACTTAACTGCGTAGAATTTCTTATACTGCGTCAAAATCTCTTCACTTTTACCTTTAACAATTATCCACACCCTGTCCTCCAAATTATATTCAATCCCTGACTCCGAAATATTTTTGTCCGCGACAACACAATACAAAAGCCTCTCGCATTCTCTTTGGACATCTCTGAACTTGTTGTCCGTGTATAGCTTTTGGAAAAATTTCTCAATGGGAAAACCGGTGACCAATTTACGGATATATTTCAATCCATTTGCATCCGCGTCTTTTTCATCACTACACCTTTTATTCATAGCCGCACAATACTTTTTAGGGAACTCAAACAACTTTGTACTCCTCTCCAAAAAACCATCAAAAAATGAGTTTATAGACTCTACGCGCTGCGTGGTCTTCATGCCGGCCCAAAAATAATTGTTCATATAAGCGGGGACCCACATATTTCTTTCGTTATACATATCCCCGAGCCAAACATTACTCTTGAGATGATCTATAACCTTATATTCAACTAACATACTAGCCCACCGACTCTCAAACTCCTCCACACATAAACTCTCATACACAACCCCTTTCACCGCATCTTTCAACTCTGCATACCTACCAATATACcaatatataaaaattaatgTTAATTCTCATTCTCACTAACTACGTACCTCACCGTCTAAAATTATATACAACAGGTCATTAAACAAACCACATAATAATACCTTCGGTGTCCAGTGTCCACATAACAATGTCCTACAACTATATTCAGTTCAAGGGTTAGTATTCGATCACCAATTAGATGCACTATTATTTAATTCCAATGAATTTATATTTTGGGTACTATCTCATCACTTAGATGCACTATTATCTAAATATCATGCACTAAAAATTTGGGTACTATCTCACCCTTTATGTGCACTATTATCCAATTCTTATGCACTGTTTAATCATTAGTACTATCTATACACTTACTGGTACTATTTTCCCAAAATATACATACTTTATATGATGTAAGATGTTTTACACAACATACTTACTCGTTGATTCTAAGTACCTAAGTGAATACATCTAACAGGGTCCAAGAACATGAATATGACATAAACAGCTACATCTCAAACACAACATCTCTCAAGACCCAAACATATAAGATGTATCAAATAGCAAAAATTTATGTCAAAAACAATTAACAAAGGTAAATACGTTGATATTAAGGTCATAATACATACCGGCTATGAGTCCCAAGCTTCGAAGGTATTTTGTTCATTATGTGCCATAAACACCACCGATGACGGGCCTCAGGCATCACTTCTTCAAGAGGACGTCTCATTGCCGGGGCCTGGTCAGTTAAAATAGCGGCAGGACATCTACCACCCATGCACAGACGCCACTGCTTAAACAACCAACTAAAACTATCGCAATCTTCATGGGACATCAATGCACACCCGAGCAACAGTGAATGACCATGATGATTCACCCCTACGAAATTTGCAAAAGGGAGCTCATAAGAGTTTGTTAGGTACGTGGCATCGAAGCATACGACCTCCCCAAAGTCACTAAACGCAACACGGCTCCTTGCATCAACCCACATAATGTCCGTTAGATGACCTTCCTCGTCAAGCCTATGAGCATGGTAGAATTTGTCATTGTCCTTTTGTAACCCCTCAAAATAAGTCATCATTGCATTCGCATCCCCGCCTTCCATTTTCAACTTCCGTTCACTTTGAACTATGTGATTCATGTCTTTTTCAGATAACACAACATTCTCAATGCCCCCCAAACGTTCAGCAAGATTAGCCCTAACTTGTGACATTGGAGCACCCGAATCATAACTCGTTATTATACTATGCTTGAAATGCTTTGTAACATGAGCCATCCTATACTCCTTCACTCCCCTCCACTTGCTGGGAGTTGGCTGGTGATTCACATGTTCCAGTACAACTGTCTTTACTACCCACTCACCCACCCCATTAATACTAGCTCGCAACATTGCAAGACACTCACACTTCTTTGACTTCCGGTTCATTACACGTGGTGGCTCTGGTACTAAGGTGCCACCCAACTGCATATTCTTAGCTCTATTCTTCGCCTCCCTCTTCTGTCGCATATCAGGAGCACCATAACACTCACACCTCCATGTCGCCCCGTCAAATTCTTGTGTTTGTTTTGTGTACCTTGTGGTCTACATACACCAAACCCCTGCTGTATACCCCTTGTAGTATTCCTCAACCTCCTGCCAACTCCCAAATACAAGCCCCACAGTGGGTGGTGGAATTATTTCCTCACTCGTAGTAGCAGCACAAAGGGAACCCCCACTTTTAACATGTTCAGGGGTGAAAAAAATACCATCACCCCCTGAAATGGTTCTGTTATTACCATTCCTCCTTACAGGGGTTACATTAGATGATTCTATTGACGAACCAAATTTTAACGACGTGGAACAACTCTGAGGGATTAAACCAAATAAATTTTGATCAACGTTGCTATTTTGTGATTTACGGATTGGGGTAAAAAATGACAAATCTGAACTACCAACACATGAACCAAGTGGAGATTGTAGCACAATACTATCATCACCGGACTCGCCACATCCAGACCCACGGATAACACAACTACCTGAAGGAGATTCCTGCGAGGTTACACCTCCTTTTTGGGTTTCCACCAATCCAACCGAACCTTTTTCATTCACCGGTGGTGGATCATCATTACTTTCACGATCTTGGTACATGGCCTATTAACTGTGTAAATATTAGTATCAATAATTATAACTCAAATAATAATCCAATTCCATTAATTGACAAGTATTAAATGAAACAAAAACACGCACCCCATAATTAAGTACATTATATATAATTTGCAACCAAAACCAACatcaaattatttatttcaACTTTGCAGCCTATTCAAACTACAAACATATATTAAATTTTGCGGCCTCACCAAAGTGACAACAATAATATAAATTTTCCAGCCTCATCAAAGTCAAAAACTAAATAATTACACTAATAGCAGACACCATCATAGTAATTCTACACTAATTACAAAACTGAGAAGTTTGGAGGGGTGATATAATTGTTGGTCTTCTTTTCCCCAATCCCACAGCCAAACACAagataatttcataaattggaAGACAAAATCCACAGACCGACCCTAATTTTTACAACAATGTCTAACAATTACAAACATACTAGACTAAACATAATCAACAAAAACAGAATCAACAAAATCTGGAAATAATTAATCGATTATTACCTTAAATACACTGAGATTCAACTGAAGCAGAGGCACAATCCCAGAATTTCATAGTCTTTGAAGGGCTAGGTTTTGTTTacatgagagagaaaatgttgTGCCTGCTTTGAGATTTGGGCTTTGAAAAGTTTTTTGCAAATTGCAGTACACATCTAATTCGAAATTCAAATGTTACGGAGAATAACGTTTGACAAAACGGAGCAAAACGACTGTTAGTTTATGAACTTACCGTCAACTACCGTCAATAAGGCTCCAATTActatttcccttttttttttattaaatctcCCATTTCCTTTTCCTTCCTTTTTAACATTTTTCTTCCAAGTATACCGCCGATTAACACCTTAGTTAATCGGCTGGATTAACTGGGGAGGCCTCGACATTGTTTGACCTGTTAAGAGGTACGGGCCCCTACGGGGTACCCAAATTTAGGAAGGAGTTGTATTACGCGCAgttaaattaacaaaaacaaaattaaaaattaaaataaaagtttgACACCG encodes:
- the LOC130471372 gene encoding protein FAR1-RELATED SEQUENCE 6-like, translating into MRQKREAKNRAKNMQLGGTLVPEPPRVMNRKSKKCECLAMLRASINGVGEWVVKTVVLEHVNHQPTPSKWRGVKEYRMAHVTKHFKHSIITSYDSGAPMSQVRANLAERLGGIENVVLSEKDMNHIVQSERKLKMEGGDANAMMTYFEGLQKDNDKFYHAHRLDEEGHLTDIMWVDARSRVAFSDFGEVVCFDATYLTNSYELPFANFVGVNHHGHSLLLGCALMSHEDCDSFSWLFKQWRLCMGGRCPAAILTDQAPAMRRPLEEVMPEARHRWCLWHIMNKIPSKLGTHSRYAELKDAVKGVVYESLCVEEFESRWASMLVEYKVIDHLKSNVWLGDMYNERNMWVPAYMNNYFWAGMKTTQRVESINSFFDGFLERSTKLFEFPKKYCAAMNKRCSDEKDADANGLKYIRKLVTGFPIEKFFQKLYTDNKFRDVQRECERLLYCVVADKNISESGIEYNLEDRVWIIVKGKSEEILTQYKKFYAVKFCKDPIEVSCVCNMFETKGILCRHCIRVLDTNRVVDVPERYILRRWRKDVYRKHMHVTVASYDPTKTEVVKRFDKMMLKCEPICEEATINEQTMEYVMNELQTLQIAVTDRVNVVKQNQHFLPLESLPYQDQVDNTEGNIKNPIGRSKKKRGRPAILRHKALGENNCWKTKKKGTNKVHDDPKGTIVEGQPEGVLTRDGTLPVISKVNQTENEDPENAEDIGCISAVPDDDILLSRNSIVWCDDVERLKFVLGKENMILNEDCVIERNGS